Below is a genomic region from Rosa chinensis cultivar Old Blush chromosome 5, RchiOBHm-V2, whole genome shotgun sequence.
GTCCACAAGTGGACTGGCCCGTGTGGGGTTCCCTCGATAGAGCCACCACCTGGGTCAGGCTCGTCCCCAGCCCTGTAGGGGTTGCCAAAAAAGAGCTGAGCGTTCTTGGCGTTGGACACCATTTGACGGTACATAATGCTTAGGTTGCTGTTGATTTGAGTTGTGTTTGATGTCTTGTCGTCGGTACCGTTGAAATCGAGGTCGATCAGGGTCGGCGGCTGGTGAGCAGCGGCTCTGAACTTGTCGTAAAGAGGTGATTTGGGATTGGCGAACAAGGCAGGCAACTGCATGCCAGCAGGGGAGTCCCAGTTCCAGAACGGCAAAGCAAATGTCGGGTCGTTGATGAGCTTACCCAAGATTCTCTCGTAGAAGTACAAGTAGTATCTATGGAAGGGAAAGAAGAGCCATGAGTTGTGGATTTGGAGCTCAAGATCCGGAAACCCGGCTTGGTCATAAGCACCATCACAATAAGCACAATGCACGTTGGCTTGTTGCTTGAAACTACGGGGATCATCGTCGGGGAGGGCTTTCATGAGCTCCATGGCCTTGGTGTATTTTGCAATGTAGACATCATCCACGGCGTGAGCGGCGGGTCTAACACGCAATGGGGTTGGCGAGGGCAGCTTGAAGTCGATGATCTTTGAGGCCGCTGGCGGGCAACAATTTGTCGGTGTCGCGCCATCAGGCAAGTCTGCCGGCCCGCACTTTGACACGTCAGGTGGGGCGACGGGCTTGGCAAAAGCGAAGGGATCGCTTCCAAGACCGGCCACCCCATATAGGCCTCCAAGACCGAGAAGCACATTTCTCCTATCGAACTTAGCTGCAGAAGGTTGTGCATCATTTTGGTCGCTATTTGCGGCTTTGCATGAAACCCGAGTACGGATGCACTGCCTAGTTTTCCCGATTAAGGAAATCTGAGAGTTTTTGTGGGAGAAGGGAGAAAGGGAAGTTGTAGTAGAGGAAATGGTAGTCGTGGTGACTATTGGAGGTGAGAGAGAAGCCATGGCCTCCGATATGATGGAAAGCTCAAAGGAGGCATTGGTTTTATAATGAAATTTGGGTCATACTTTTCTCAGTTTCTGTTCAATATCCATGCAAAGTCAGTAAGATGAAAGTTGCAGCTTGATCTGGTTGACAAAGAATGATATAAAATTACGACCAAGGCTTGCGCCACGTGGGGGATATTTAATATATACGAGCTGACAACGAATCTTCTGTCTTGTAGACAATTAATGTTAATTAGCGTCTTAATCCGATGGAGGTGCTTATTTTTTTAGGATAAGATGGGAGAAAGTGGTCTTTGATTAATACCAAAAATTGATTAAATATCCAAAGCTTTAAAGTGGACTACCATCATCGGCCGGTGATATCAAGACTAATAATTTTGAATGAGATAATAAGGGACTGTAAACTCTTTTAGTAAATCGAGAGGTATCTTTTACCGTAAACTCTTCTAATTcaattatttcttcttcttcttcttcatttttttttttaaaaattgtgTTAGGAGTGAGGCTTAGTCCTACCAAACAATTATGCAACATGTAGAAAACTAATGCCTACCAGAAGGAAATTGTTTGTTTAATTTGCACAACATGTAGAAAATTGAAACTGATCATGAAGACTGCTTCAATATCATATGCATTCGTCCATCATTTTCTTCCATACAGAACATGGCCACCTCTAAAACCTTTAGAATATGACCATTGGCCCGTTGCCATAGTTAAACATTAATAAGTAGTTATCCCATCCCCTTATTCCTTGCTTGAAATGACTCCGTTTTCTTAACTTTAGTGATATTGATGATGACGATAACGAAGTGGCAAGGTTGATCAAGTTGTGGATAGTTTATTTCATAACTACATAGATATGGATATCCATATCTGTACTGTTATTAACTTCAATATGATACGTACAGAAGGCTAGGTCTGAATCTAGAAAGGTGATAATTTTGTTTAAGGAGAAATTAAGTCACATGTGCCCATGTGATTTAATATGTTTGCTAGTTTTTGGATTTCTCATCCCCCAccttctcctccacctcctGGTTCATTCCCCCTATAATTCAATATTATTTTTAGTCAATTCTATAATGATGAAAGATTGAATTGCATAGTTTCGTACACCAGGCATTGATGTTGGCACCAGGACTCCATCTAATTAAGTTTAAACAGCTAGTTGAAGGTAACTAGTGGCACTTAATTACACAAAATACCAAACTAAGACGAAGAGGTTTATAGCAATCAATTGGATCGAGTTAAGTTAATCTAGTCAAAGATTAAGAAACAAAGCAAATCAATCTACTAACCCAGCTAATTAAGTTTACTTTAAACTTTTAGGCCATACGTCGTTGTCTAAATTAGAAACTAGGGTAATCGAAGAAAAATTGCAACATTAGATAGCTAGGTTGACGGGGCAATCAGAGTGAATAATTGCCGAATCGTATATAAGCGGGAAGAATGGACATGATCACTGACTTTGTTTCACTTAGTCAAGCTTCTACGTCCATATTAATTGGTATTGGTCCAAAATTATGTAGGGTAAGCTAATTAATAGTGATTTTCGTAGAAAGTTAGGCTCTTGTAGTTGGTTTATATTTTActtcttatttttgtttcttccaCGACAAGTTAATATTACCGAAATCCAATTAGATTTTGCATTTTTTCCAGTCTAAACACGAATTAGTCTTCATGCATGTTATATTCATAACATGTTCTATAAGTATATTTAAGGATAAGACTAgtttctaaaaagaaaaaagaaaaagacataaGACCATGTGAAACCAGCGTagaaatagaatcctagattGAGAAGCAAGCAATGTGGGAAACTAAATCCTTGGGTTACAACAGTCTTTCATCGATGCTCAAGTCAAAAGAGTTGTTGGCTTTGTATTTGACAAGTTGTAGTGTATTCTGCTATACACACACGTATGTgagtgtgtgtctatatatatatatatatatatatatatgcgcatTCACATGGAGATATAACGGTTAGTGATGACAGAAGAAGGTTAATTATGCCTTACACACTATCAGACTATTTGTCTAGCTATGTCATACATGTGTGTACAGTATaagttttctctttctttttacaTTATTTTGGAGTGTGGTTTCTACTCACATAGTTAGAAACAATTTTgggtttctttttcttatattatTGTCTAGCTAGAAGATATGAAAAATAATGGAAACTTTGAAACTGATGCTACCCATCACACGGGCTTGGACAGGAACTTTAAGAACTGTTGCATATGTCGGAGTCCAAAGGCCTCTTAGAAATACCAATGATATACAGTCTGGCCCACGTTGATCTCTAAAGGAAGAATTGAAAGTGTACTGCAAGTACGTACTATCTCTTCAAGCTGTACTACAATATAGCATAATCATGTACTGAATAAGCTCGTTTTATCTATAAAACACTGAGATTAAAAACAACCAGAAGATCCTGCTAACAGTTTTCTTTGCTTTGAGTGCACTTAATATCGCATTCTTGGATGACTTGATGCAAGCAAATGATGAGCACCGCCAGGAGGTACGTCTTCTTAACTAGCTAGTCTCACAAGAAGAGGGCTCAAGTGTGAAGTAGTTGCATCAATAGTGAGGCAGTACTACTCAAGCACTCATCATCCTCAATATTAGTACCCAATTTATTCTGGCATTATTTATCTATACGATACTTATTTATGTATCACAAAATTTTATCATGTGCTCCAAAAATTATGATATTATTGTAGAATCTCTATTATCTTTTGCATATAAAATTACATAATCAACGATAAACTTTATGTTTTATATATGGTGGAAAAACGAGCAGCGGTGTTATGGGTCAATTACAAGTTGCAAcacaagaaacaaaaaacattCATCACATGGTAGAAAACATTCATCACATGGGAGCTTTCTACTCAGCAGGGAGGGATCCTCTGTTTTGCAACTCAAGAGTACAACCCATGCACGCACGATCAACAATTAAACACGATCAGGTGGTAGTAATAAGCTCGATCTTCAACCCACCAATGGTGATAGGCCCTTTCCCAAACTTCGGCACCAACGTCACCACCACACTACTATCCTCCTCCGCCCCCAAATCCGCCAGCAAATTCGTTAACCCCAACCTCAAGTTCGTCTTGATATTCTTCTTCGCCCTATGCGGCACGTGCACAAAACTCCCGGCAAACTCCGCCTTGTCCTTCCCGCTCAGCACATCCGCATCATCATTCACATACACATCAAACTTCAACATCTTGCTTCCAGGGAACTCGATACCACTGATCACCaacacctcctcctccttcgcCTTCTCCGCCGTTGTCCTCTTCGCCACCGAAGGCCGCGCCACCTCAACACTAATAGTCTCACTCAACGTCGCCGGAAACTTCGTAGTCAAATCCGCGGAGGAAACCGTCGCCTTCCTTTTATTCTTCGACTTCCTTGCCGTAGGCTTCGACTTCAGCCACGGGATCTCCACGTCCTGGTACTTGTACCCGAGTTTCAACTCGTCCAGCGAGTCACGGACTTTGACTCTGACCAGATTCTTGTTCTCGTCGTAGAACAAAAACTCGGTGTTAAGCCAATCAGTTTTGGTGATATCAGTCCCACCTCGCGCTTTGTAGATAGACCACATGCGGTCTACGTTGGCATGGTGAGAGTAAAACAGAGGATCCCTCCCTGCTGAGTAGAAAGCTCCCATGTCCTCCCCATTAGTCTGAGTAGGATCTCCCGACCAGAGATGGATGTTGTTATGTGGAATACTCTCGATGTTTCCGGCGCCGGGGTTCGGCTCGTCGCCGGCACTGTAGGGCTCACCGAAGAAGAGGCGGTGAGAAGTGGCCTTAGAGACCATTTGTTGGTACATGGTGGTGAGGTTCTCCTTGATTCTAGTCTTGTCATCGGTGTCATCGTCGGTGCCACCATAATTGAGGTCTAGAAGCTTCGGGGGTTGATGCGCTGCGTTTCGGTATTGGTCGTACAGAGAGGAGGTGGTGTCGGTAAAAATAGACGGCATGTACATACCGGCCGGAGCGTCCCAGTTCCAGAATGGAAGAGCGAAAGTGGGGTCGTCGATGAGCTTGCCCATGATCTTCTCGTAGAAGTAGAGATACCAACGGTGGAAAGGGAAGAAGAGCCAACAGAAGTGGACTTGGATTTCGAGGTCGGAAAACCCGGCCATTGGATACCCACCGTCGCAATACGAACAGTGGACCATGGCCTGCTGGGCCAGGCTTCGTGGGTCGTCTTCGGGAAGGGCCCGCATGAGCTCGACGGCCTTTTTATATTTTGCCAAGTAAACGGGGTCTTTTGCGACATCCTGACAAGCGAGCCTGGTGCGCAATGGACCCGGGTCGGGTAGCTTGAAGTCAATGATTGTGGTGGTGTTTGGCGGGCAGCAATCGATAGTTGAACCATCAGGCTTGTCCGCCGGACCGCACGTGGCTAAGTCCGGCGGTGGCACAGGTGCGGCAAATGCAAACGGATTGGTTTCAAGACCCACCGTGCCGTATAGCCCGCCAGCACCCAAACCGATGAGCATATTTCTCCTGTCCAATTTTCCCATAGCATCTTGATTTTGGTCATTGTTGTTTGTTGCCTTGCATACAAAGCCTTGCTTAGGTTTTGTAATTAAGGAAGACCTTTGGGATTTCTTGGGGAAGAAGGGAGTGAAAGAAGTGATGAAGGCTAGTGAAGTGGAGTTGGGGCAAAAGATTGTAGCAGTGGGTGGTAGAGGAGGAGAAGACATGGCTATGGGTCTTGCTTTTGTTGCAACAATGAATACCACATATCTCAGCTTTTATAATGGCCAATCAGCTGTGCTTGGGACCTATGGTCAACAGTGAATTTGAATTAACAAAGTGAAAGAACAGCGATTGTTGCAAGAATTCTACCCCAGTCGGCTTTCTTACTGTTTCCTTAACAACAACTCCATTTAATCCAAAAGATCGAGTATGGTTACAAACAAAATAGAAATGAGACTTGCAGTGGAATTAAAACACGTTGAGAACTGATCGAATATCTATCACCGTCGAAGTTTAAGTGTaattacaaaacaaacacaaaatcatTATAGTTTAGTGCTTTTATTAGTGACGTACGTCCAGTGTAATAGAAAAATGTACATGTCTCGatctaaatttttaaaattcattTTGATAAGATATGATTTGTTTGGTGCAATTTATCTACCCTTTTTTAGATAATCTTTCATGGAAGATTCAATTAATAAACCATTAATTTCGATCATGACACAACATTAATGGGTGATATAAGCATATGAAATAAGAAAGACTTCGGATGGTTTGATTAAGTCTTTAAGACCCAACTAAGCATTGCTAAAAAACCTAATCATGATTGAGATTGTTCCTTTAAATATCTTTTTATTTGAATGATGTTTTGTCTATCATATTCAATTAATCTCACCTTGTACAAGCAAGTCTTGAAGAGGTTGTGATCCTGAatattcttgttttttttatatttttaatccTCCGTTGCTTTGATTAATGCATGCTTTGGTAGGTGCATATACACATGTCATGGAGTGTGTTTACCCGTGAGTTTTGGTGAGTTAGTTGGGTACGAAATCTTCACTTCTAGCTAGGTAAGTTCTCTGATTCTTCttttgtgtatttttttttcaagtatgGTTTCTTTTTGCTCTATGTTGTTTACATCTAGTATTTCGCTGTGATTTCGTTTAATAAATGCACTTTCAATAAATAAtcaagagaaaatatttcaaacagtacccgaacttagaccgactcctaacttcagtacccgactatgcaaaactatcactttggtaccccaagtttgaagcccgacccaacaatggtacacgccgtccatgacggcgttaactagctaaccacgtggcatattttgaagggtattttcgtcctttcatattttaattcattattttttttcttttcactaagcttttttttttttccttctctctctctctcaagcttTTTTCGTTCTTCTCTCTCTTAGCAACTCGTCTCTACTCTAACCATGGTTTAATTTCTGCTTCTCTAATTCTCGTTCCCTTCTGAATCTCTTACTTTCTGCCtcactctttttctctctcgttTCTAATCATAATGAAGGAAATCGTGGAAAACCCTCTTCATATAAAATGTATGTACTTGGGTTTGTCCCAATCAGAAAGCCTAGATCATTTGATTTTGATGGGGCATCGTTATTCGGGTATGGAATTGGAATAGAAATGAGTTGGAATTGGATTCATCACGGACTCCAATTcagaagagaggaagaagagaaagagggacCAGGTTGGGCCACTAGAGGGACGAAGACGTCTCTGGGCTTTTGGGCTTGGGAGAGATGGAGATGGGATGGTGGGGGT
It encodes:
- the LOC112165281 gene encoding polyphenol oxidase latent form, chloroplastic encodes the protein MSSPPLPPTATIFCPNSTSLAFITSFTPFFPKKSQRSSLITKPKQGFVCKATNNNDQNQDAMGKLDRRNMLIGLGAGGLYGTVGLETNPFAFAAPVPPPDLATCGPADKPDGSTIDCCPPNTTTIIDFKLPDPGPLRTRLACQDVAKDPVYLAKYKKAVELMRALPEDDPRSLAQQAMVHCSYCDGGYPMAGFSDLEIQVHFCWLFFPFHRWYLYFYEKIMGKLIDDPTFALPFWNWDAPAGMYMPSIFTDTTSSLYDQYRNAAHQPPKLLDLNYGGTDDDTDDKTRIKENLTTMYQQMVSKATSHRLFFGEPYSAGDEPNPGAGNIESIPHNNIHLWSGDPTQTNGEDMGAFYSAGRDPLFYSHHANVDRMWSIYKARGGTDITKTDWLNTEFLFYDENKNLVRVKVRDSLDELKLGYKYQDVEIPWLKSKPTARKSKNKRKATVSSADLTTKFPATLSETISVEVARPSVAKRTTAEKAKEEEVLVISGIEFPGSKMLKFDVYVNDDADVLSGKDKAEFAGSFVHVPHRAKKNIKTNLRLGLTNLLADLGAEEDSSVVVTLVPKFGKGPITIGGLKIELITTT
- the LOC112164787 gene encoding polyphenol oxidase, chloroplastic-like — encoded protein: MASLSPPIVTTTTISSTTTSLSPFSHKNSQISLIGKTRQCIRTRVSCKAANSDQNDAQPSAAKFDRRNVLLGLGGLYGVAGLGSDPFAFAKPVAPPDVSKCGPADLPDGATPTNCCPPAASKIIDFKLPSPTPLRVRPAAHAVDDVYIAKYTKAMELMKALPDDDPRSFKQQANVHCAYCDGAYDQAGFPDLELQIHNSWLFFPFHRYYLYFYERILGKLINDPTFALPFWNWDSPAGMQLPALFANPKSPLYDKFRAAAHQPPTLIDLDFNGTDDKTSNTTQINSNLSIMYRQMVSNAKNAQLFFGNPYRAGDEPDPGGGSIEGTPHGPVHLWTGDSTQPNFEDMGNFYSAGRDPIFFSHHSNVDRMWSIWKTLAPKNKDITDSDWLDSGFLFYDENANMVRVKVRDCLDSKNLGYVYQDVEIPWLNSKPTPRRSKVAFSNISKKLGVANAATSSAKVVKITDFPISLNQKISVAVPRPKQKKRSKKQKEDEEEILVIEGIEFDRDVAVKFDVYINDEDDLPSGADKSEFAGSFVSVPHRHKHKKKINTILRLGLTDLLEDLDAEDDETVVVTLIPRYAAEKVKIGGIKIEFAS